Below is a window of Ruegeria sp. THAF33 DNA.
TGCCGTCATTCTGCGTGGCGGCTCCGAGAGCTTTCATTCTTCGACAGCAATTCATGCCTGCCTGGTCGAGGGGCTGAAGGCCGCCGATCTGCCGGAAGATGCGATTCAACTGGTGCCGACACGTGACCGTGCGGCGGTTCAGGAATTGCTGACCATGACCGACTATGTCGACGTCATCGTTCCGCGCGGCGGCAAGGGGTTGGTCGGGCTGGTCCAGCGTGAGGCCCGTGTGCCTGTTTTTGCCCATCTTGAAGGCATCGTGCACATCTATGTCGACAAGGCCGCTGATCCGCAGAAAACGCTGGACGTGGTGTTGAATGCCAAGACGCGTCGTACCGGGATCTGCGGCGCTGCCGAATGCCTGCTGATCCACCAGGACATCGCCGAAACGCTGGGGCGTGACGTGATCGCCGCGCTGCTGAAAGCAGGGGTCGAGGTTCACGCCGAAGGCGCACTTGCGGTCGAGGGTACAATTTCCGCGACGGAGGAGGATTGGGGAAAAGAGTTTCTGGACAGCGTGATCGCGGCCAAACCCGTCGCCGATATCGATGCAGCCATTGCGCATATCCAACATTACGGGTCGAACCATACCGATTGCATCATGACCGAGGATGACACGGCCGTGGCCCGTTTCTTTGAGCGCTTGGATAGCGCGATCCTGATGCACAACGCTTCGACTCAGTTCGCCGATGGTGGCGAGTTCGGGATGGGCGCCGAGATCGGTATCGCCACGGGCAAAATGCATGCCCGCGGCCCGGTGGGGGCCGCCCAATTGACCAGTTTCAAATATCTGGTGCGCGGGAACGGAACGATTCGGGATTAAAAACGCAGCAAAATGCGGGTCGCGGCGGTTTCCACCGCAACGCGCCGACCCATCGCATGTGCCGTTTCCGGCAGCAGAGCGAACTGGACCTGCGCGGGGGTAATCTTGTTGGGAAACCGGCCGGTTGCGACGTGTTTCCATAAGGTATTGTCTACGTTCAACTTGTCGGCAGTTCCGGTCACTGTCCAATTGGTGCCTTGGTTCTCGATCTCAACCTCTCCGCCCATCGGCATGGCACTTTCGCAGCACATGAGCGCAAGGAACGCCAGCTTGATTTGGTTGCGCGGCATGGGCTCGGTCATATACCAGTTTACCCGCACCCGTCCGGTGCGTTCGATGTCCTTGAGCAGTTCGGCCACTTCGGCCCGGCCCAGCGGCTGTTCTCCTGCTGATCCGAAGGCAACCCGGAAAAACCGGATACGCGCGCCCGCACTGCCGACGCTGC
It encodes the following:
- a CDS encoding glutamate-5-semialdehyde dehydrogenase, which gives rise to MKDFDSIPALMADLGKRAKAASRDLAFANPERKHAALIAAADAVWANRAQIIEANQKDLEFGREKGLSPAMMDRLMLDEARVQGMVDGLRAVADQTDPVGEVLAEWDRPTGLKIQRVRTPLGVIGVIYESRPNVTADAGALCLKSGNAVILRGGSESFHSSTAIHACLVEGLKAADLPEDAIQLVPTRDRAAVQELLTMTDYVDVIVPRGGKGLVGLVQREARVPVFAHLEGIVHIYVDKAADPQKTLDVVLNAKTRRTGICGAAECLLIHQDIAETLGRDVIAALLKAGVEVHAEGALAVEGTISATEEDWGKEFLDSVIAAKPVADIDAAIAHIQHYGSNHTDCIMTEDDTAVARFFERLDSAILMHNASTQFADGGEFGMGAEIGIATGKMHARGPVGAAQLTSFKYLVRGNGTIRD
- a CDS encoding histidine phosphotransferase family protein; this translates as MGNTNVNLAELIGSRICHDLISPIGAITNGLELLDMVGAVQGPEMELISGSVGSAGARIRFFRVAFGSAGEQPLGRAEVAELLKDIERTGRVRVNWYMTEPMPRNQIKLAFLALMCCESAMPMGGEVEIENQGTNWTVTGTADKLNVDNTLWKHVATGRFPNKITPAQVQFALLPETAHAMGRRVAVETAATRILLRF